The sequence CTTCCTTCCCGCAGCCACAGACTGAGGCAGGTTTGAAGCCCAAACCTGCAGTGACCCCTACTCCTCCCCCAACTGACCTTATTCTCACCACCTGAGCTCTGCTTCTTGTAACAACCTTGCCTCATGCTCTCTGCCTTTCAGCCCAAATGGTCTTGAGCCCTCACACCACCTGTACGTCCAGGCCTACCCTTCAGGACCCTCCTGCTTGTGACTCCCTTACCCACCTTACCCTTGTGTCAAGGATCAAAGATGACCTCCTCTGTGAAGTTCTGCTGGCCATCTCCTCTGGAtctgagccccctcccctcccccccgccctttGTTTCATGACACTTATCCCTGGAATCTGAAGATACTGGCAAATCTGTTTTTTCCAGACTGTGAACACTTAGAGCCTTTGTCTAGTTACTGGTCATCTTTATACCTCCCCACACCCGCCCTACGGCAGGAACTCCATAAAAATGGGATAAACTAATCTGCTGATCAGACTGCTCAGTGTGTTCCTGAGCAGGGGGAAGCTGCTCATTTAACTCCCCCCTACACCACCAGTGccaatggctccccactgcccctgaGCCACAGACCTTGTTCTTACGTCCATCAATCTCAAAGAAAGAGATGGTGCCCTTGCGGTAAATCTCATTGCCCGGAGGATGTCGCAGGTCACACTTGGTCTGAGGAAGACAGGAGGatcagaggcaggggcagggtggagggcagCAGGCAGGCAGCCTCCTGGGACCCCTCATACCAAGTGACGCTGCAGACACTTCAGGCTACGGCCGTATTTGAGGCAGAACTCGCAGAGGTAGAGGACGGGCAATGTGGTAAGCTCCTGTGGGTACGGGGAGAAGTACCACGGCTTCAGGCGGTGCCGGCCCAGCTCGATGCACTCGATGTTCTTCATCCGGGTAACGATGTCGTCGTGGCTGCGGTCAGACACCAAGCTGCCAGTCATGCGTGGAGCCGACGGTATTCCATCTGAGCTGTCCTGGGAGTCCTGCCCAGGGCCAGTGGAGAACACCAGGTTACAGGACACAGCTCGCGTAACCCTTCCATAGCTTTCCTTGTTCAAGCCTAACAACAACCCTGTGGGGTAGTGTGGTACTACATTCAGCactttccaggaaaagaaaaggaaactaggaAAGGTTTCAATTGTAGTTTGAAAAAGATCACCCAGTGACTGATCTGGACCAGCTCTGCCTGGCTCATAACCCTACCTAGATCCTTCACTGCCTACAAcctcttatttattcattaaaaaaaaatttttttttaacatttgtttattattgagagacagacaaagacagagcatgagcacgggaggggcacagagaggagacacagaatccaaagcaggatccagactctgaacggtcagcacagagcccgaggcgggcttgaactcactgggagaccatgacctgagcagaagtcagacgctcaagcgactgtgccccccaggcgccccaacctatttatttttaagccaatCACTGAACTCTCCACCCTGCCTGTGTCCCCTCCTTTTCACCCAGCTTTCCTCTTCCCCAGACCTACCTCATCAGTGCCCAAGCAATTTGATTTTCGCTTCCGTCCTGGCTGAGCTGCCACTGCCCTACGGGCGGATCCATTCTGCAGGTGAAATTGTAGGAACGGAAAAGGTGGCTGTGAGATGAGCTTTAAAGAGGCCACCAGAGGGGAGAAGCGAAGAAGAAAACAAGGGTTTGGGGAACTTACctgaggaaaaactgaggctgGCGCTGTCTCGCTGGGCACTGGAGTTGCTGGTGAAACCACCTCCACCTTCCGTTTCTgcagagagaaaccaagaaaggtGGGTCAGAAGGTAGAGAAGGTGGGACCTAAGAGGAAAGCAAGGTCCCTGGAATTGCTGAGGGTACCGTTGAGCGGTGGTTGGGCTGCaggcaggagctggaggagagcGGCTGGTCAGGCTCGCCACCGGGAATGGCCTCCCGCTCCTTGGGCAGGTTGAAGCGGAGTGTGATCTGGACCGGGATTGGCAAGGTCTTCCCGCTGGCCTGGGCGGAGGCCGGCTGTAGAGATAGGTCCAGGGTCTTCCTCTGGGGTGGGGATGGTtgtgggatggggaaggggagtaGGGGCCCCTCAGCGTGGAGTGATCAaaccccaccctctgccctctcAAGGACATAGGAATAGCTACTGGACTCTGGAAGCTACATCTGGAATTTGGCCCCCATCCTTTGCAAGCTGAAGCCAGAGTGGAAGGGTGTGGACTCCtacccatccaggagcccctgaggcCAAGAGATGAGAAAAGTAGGAGGCAGGAGAAAAAAGGTGAAGCACGGGACCTActcaccacctctctctctggaGAGCCGGGGCGGGACCCAGGAAGTCCGTTCTTGGTGGGGGTCTTGGCCTCTTTCTTGGGGAACTGGATCTTCTTTAGGTCCAGCCGCTCGTGGGTCACCCATTCATCCAGGCGTTTGTTGACTGTAGCAGTGGGGATGGCTCAGGAAGGAATGCCAGAGGCTGCCTCCCAACCCCACCCTGCAGCCCTACCTCACCCCAACCTAGAACTCACAGTCAATATAATGAACGTAGAAAAGCTTGCGGCCACTGATGTCCTTCACACTCAGGATCTCGGCCAAGGCTGTGGGAACAGCACAGGCAGGAGCCTTAGACGAGCCAGGCGATGAGGATCCACCCTCCTAAGACCTGATCTCCACCCCCAGACTGGATCCCCAGCACTTGGAAGCCTTCGCCCAAACCCCTTTTTAGTCACCAAGTGCCGCCCCCTCTCCAGGCCCCGCCCTGTCCATCTCCGAGCGGCTGAGAGCCACGCCCCTCCCGGGTATCTGCGCCCCGCCCGCCCCAGGATTATAgaggccccaccccctcccgagGGTTCGGTTGACTCCCTCCCGCCCCTCGCCCTCAGGTTCCTTAGCCCCGCCCCCCGACGTCACTCACGCCACTCATCTTCGTTGTCCTGGTTCCGCCGAAGCACGGGCAGGCGGCAGCCCTCGATTATCTCCCCCTGGGGAGACAGCGCGGCGCCAGGGTCGGCTACTGGGGGGCCTCGGGTTCTACCCACCTCCCCTGGctccctccgccccgccccgggcACCGGACTCACCACCtccgccatcttccctccctccactgccACTTCCGGCCCCTCTGGGAGACGTCACTTCCGGGACTGATAGCGCTGCAGGCCCGCGCCTCCTGAAGCCGCTTTAGAAGAAGACATTTAAGAGACACCGCTATCCAGCTGGAAGCAGGCAGGCGTCCCGTTTGGCTGGCGGGAGAGTGGGGTGTTTTAAATGAAGGCGTGGGTCCTAGGTGGAATCCCCGAAAGGCGCACAACGATTGGAGGAAAGCTGAGTCCGTCACGTGACGCCCACCGGGTGCGACGCCGATCACGTGGTTACGGCGCGGGTCACGTGGGACTAGGTTTGTGCTTCCAGGACGCCCGGGCTCGAGCGTCTCCTCGTGGCAGCGGGAGGCGTCGCCGGCAGGGACACAGCCTGCTGGGCGCCGGGGGCGGATCTGGGGGATTGGGGGGTGGAGAAGTGGGCGGGACTGCTAAGGGACCTCAGTGCCTTGCCGCTTGTGGACGTACTTCCTTAGAGATGGGGATTCAGATTTGTAGGCATATTCTTTTGTatattagttttctcattttaaatgtaatgtatTAATCATTCATAGAATCAACAGATATTTAGTGATCCCGTAGCATCTGCCAGGCACTACTCTAGGAGCCTGTAATACGTTAGCGAATGTGTGAAAGAAACcgacctcatggagcttacagtcttgAGGattgggaggaaaaagagaggtatagataaaaaatgtatttaaaattggggcgtctgggtggctcagtcggttaagcatctgactcctgatttcggctcaggtcataatctcatgggttcgtgggttccatctctgtgctgacagtgtggagcctgcttgggattctctctctccccttctttctctgctcctcccccacttgcatgtgcgttctctctctctctctaaaaaaataaacttaaaaaaaaatgtttatccagGGCCAGCTATGGATCACAGCAGAGTTTCAGTCCCTGCCGCCTTGTCAAAGTCACCCGTGACCCCCATGGTAATCCCATGGCTGCTTCTTGGTCCTCTCGTGAATGGTATTTGGCACGGTTGGTCATTCTCCAGTCCTTGAAACACTTGCCCTTGTTGCCAGGATACCAGACCCTCCTGGTTCCCATCCAACTTCCGTGGTGGCTGCCCCTTATCTCCTCTGCTAGTTCCTCTTCCTGTCCGTGACCGTTAAATGTTCACAGGCCCCAGGTTCAGTCCTGGACTTCGTGGCTTTACATAACATTCACATGCTGAGGTTTCTCAAACTTGTATCTTCAGCTTAGATCTCTTCCCCAGCTCCACTCTCGCTGCCCGTTCAGCATCTCTGCCTGGATGTCTAGGGGTCATATCCAAAAACAAACTCCTGGTCTTCCTTCCTAACGGTCTCCTCCCGCTCTCTTTCTTGTCCCTGTCAGTGAAAATTTTATCCATCCGGCTTGTCAGACCAAGAACCTTGAAGTCATCGGACTTGACTTCTCTCTCATTCAGTCCGCcagcaaatacttgaggctgtgccacttctctctgccttcaccACTGCCAGCCTGGGGCGAGCTACCGCCATCGCCTCCCGGAACTGTTGCAGAAGCCTCATACCCAGGAACGAGAGGGATCGTTCAAAAATATAACTCACACCGTGTCACCGTGATGATCAGAATCCACCAGTGGTTCGTCATTTACTCAGAGTAAAACCCCAAATCCCTGTGTAAATCCAGTCCCATTACCATCTGCCGCTTCTCTCTCCATTCTACTCTGCGACTCACTACATTCTACCCACACGGGCCTCCCTGTGTTTCCAGGACTTAGGAAGTTCCTTTCTCTGGTcctttgctgtttctttcctgcaacactttctctccttttatccACTTGGCTTAGTCCTCACCTCATTCAAGCCTTTGCTCACATATCACCTTCCCAGTGAGGCCACCTCTGACCTCCTCAGTTAagcctgcccatcccccacccacctcatcTCCCCGCTCCTTACTTCATTGTCCTGCAGAGAATTTTCACCAGCCATCGAGccatatattttccttatttactcAGTACTGTCTTTCCCTCACTAGAATGTAGGATCCATGAACACAgtatttgtattgttttgtcCAGCGCTATGCTCCTAGcttctagaatagtgcctggcttCCAGGAGGCATTCCATTAAAACCTGTCAAATGGATTAAGCACATGATTTCTCCAGGGAGCCAGAGATGCAGACTGACATTTACTGCAGAGAGTGATTAGTCTCATAAGATGGGAAGGAAACCTAAGCTCAGAGGAGACAGATCCAGGGAAGGATCTCAGAGCATCTGATGTTTGACCTACAGTTTAGAGGATGAGCAAGTAGCAAGAGAAGGGACTTGGGGGACATTCCGGGAAGTGAGGACGGCAACAGCAAAGAAAAACGGAGAAAAGAAACAGTTGGCGAGCAGGGCGTCGGGCATTCAACAACATTAATTGAGCACCACCTGTGTGCTGCAGCCCGCAGGAGCAACTTGAATGAAAACAGATGAGGCCCCTATTCTAGTGGTTGGACATGAACAgttagcaaaagaaaacaaaaataattccctCGGGTAGTGGTAAGTGCAGTGTCGATGATAAAACTGTGATCCGGTGGGGAGTGAGGTGCCGGTCAGTGCGGACCTCTCTAAAGGGCTGTCAGTCAAGATTGCTAGGCCCCAGAGTCACACAGTGCCTTTTTTCTTGGTCCGCGTGGCCCCAGAGGCATGCAGGGCTTCAGGATGGCTTCGTCTGAGAACTCGACATGTCACCAACAACGAAGTTTCTGGCTTTCCACTACAGCCTCCTCGTGGTTACCTTCCTCCTACATTTGGGTGGGCTCTTCTTATGATCACAGGACAGCTGCCCCCAGCTCTAGGACCTACATGTGTCCCAGGCCATGTCCAAGGAGAAGAATGTCTTCCCCGGCCGTGGGATTCCCTCAGAGTGAACCGTTATGGGGCATGTGTCTCTGCCTCAGCCAATGCCTGTGgccagcagggagaggaagaaatggcCATTGAGGCAGCCAGGACGGCCACTGCAGGAGATGACATGTGACCTGAGACCCGAATGAAgagataaatgagtgaataaagaagatggggtgcaaacacgcaatggaatattacttagccatgaaaaagaatgaaagcttgctatttgcaacaacacggatagagctagagtgtgatgctaagtgaaataagtcagagaaagacaaatagccatacgatttcactcgtggagtttaagaaacaaaacaaatggacaaaggaaaaaagaaataaaaacattgattctttaaaaaaaattttaagtttatttattttgagagagactgagacagcatgagttggggagggggagagagagggagagagaaatcccaagttcgagccccgcatcaggctctgtgctgacagctcagagcctggagcttgctttggattctgtgtctccctctctgtctctctctgcccctccccagctcgtgctctgactctctctctctctctctctctctgtctctcaaaaacaaataacatttaaaaatttttttaaagaaaaggtagaaaagcttaaataaaaatgaaagaaaattataaaaaactaTGAGCTTGTATTTATTCGGTGAGGAAGATCGCCTCTGGAGGGGAACCAGGGGGTGCTGCAAGGAGGAGACAGGAAATTTCTTTAGGACGTGCATTAGTTGGATACTCTCGGTTGTAAATAACAGAAAACCAAGAGTAAACTGCTTCAATAAGCCAAGTGTCTTACCTCCTTGGAGGTGGAGCAGCCCCAAGACTGCTTGGCCCAGTGGCTCAAAGACGGCACCACCAGGCACCCAGGTTTATTCCATCTCTCCAGGCCACCAACCCGGTGGGTTGGCTTTGTTCTCTAGGGGattcccttaaaaaatttttttttagcgtttatttattattgagagacagagtgacacagagcatgaccaggggaggggccgagagatggagagacgtagaatccgaagcaggctccaggctctgagctgtcagcacagagcccgacgcggggctcgaactcacaaaccacgagatcgtgacctgagccgaagtcagaggcttcactgactgagccacccaggtgcccctctagggGATTCCCTCTAAAGCAGTAGGAAGCCTACGGTAGTCACTGGGCCGCATCCTTCTGCTTTCACACCTAGCGTTTCCGTgcaagaattccttcttggcaTCTCTCAGGAAATGTGTTTTCCTGGATCCTAAGCAGGGTCAATTTCATGGGGATGTGACCTGTGCAGTTACACAGGGCCCAGAGCTGAAGAGGGTCCCACACTTAGTTTAGCATTCGGTTGTTGCCATCTTGAAAATTCTTAataactggggcgcctaggtggctcagttggtgaagcgtccagctcttgatttcggcccaggtcatgatctcatggttcaggacaTGGGGTCCCGTgatgggctctgcattgacatcTCGAAGTCTGCTTGcgagtctccctccctctctctccccctctccccctctcaaaataaacattttttaaaaaatctttgttaggttgaggcaccagggtggctcacttggttaagcattcagctcttgactttgacttgggtcaatgatctcacgattcaggGGTTCAGGCACCGCACTGGGCGccgtgctgacagggcagagcctgcttgggattctctctctccctctctcccttcccctccccccacccgtgctctctttctctctcaaaataaataaattaaaaaaaaaatctttgttaggTCACTGGCTGATTGTGCTCTCTGCcgcttccccgctcgtgctccctctctctctcaaaataaacttaaaaaagagagaattcttaATAACTTTTAAACAAGGGCCCCACAAATTGTGTGGTGAGTCCtgaccctgaaaaaaaaatcaggaaaaagtattaaaattccCCTACAACAGTTAAAGCTTAGTGGTCAACATGGAGACATTAATGCTTCGAAAGAAGCTGCTGATATCAAGTCGAAAGCAAATGCAGAAATATGAGTTCATAGGAGAGAAGTCATCATGATGAAACTAGTTTCACTTATAGTCGTTTCCATACTGTTAAGTGTGGTTTCGTGGCCCTGCCTCTGCTAACAGGGaggcattctttctttcttttttttttttaaattctggcaAAATATCCATAACCTAAGACTTAACATTTCAGCCacttttaagtgtgcagttcagtggcattaagtacattcatactTTTGCACAACTGTCACTGCTGTCCTTCTCCAGAATATTTTCTGTCATCCCCAACGTTAACCCTCTACCTATTATACGATCACTCCCCGCTTCCCACTCTtcccagcctctggtaaccactattctttctctctctaagaatTTAACTGCTCTTGGCACCTCGTATAGATGGAatcatatgctatctgtctttgtGCGTCTGGTTTGCTTCACTTAGAATAacgtttttaagattcatccatgttgtagcacgtatCAGAATCTTATTCCTTTTTAAGGGCAAATCACATTCCAGTGTATGGATACTAAGTCTGTGGGCAAACTATTCTTTATACAAATCTTATGAATGGTGTCCCTAAGAAATAACACCTTCTGGAAGTAAAATAAGTCCTTAAGTTGGTCATTTTGACCTAGGATTCCACGCAGTACTTTCAATCTTGTTAGGAGATCCAAATGCCACATTATTCAAATACCACCCAATAATGTTCACTGGCGTATTCTGGCATTGAAATAGCAGCTGTAGGCTACGGCTCCTTGCGataactttaagaagaaaaacgcaaagagatgaaaaagatgTGAGTGCTATGAAATGCTCCAGCAGGAAACCAGAAACTGATCTGAAATCTAAATTAACGATACTGATTTCAACAGCAAAACCAAAATCAGGACCAGCAGACAAAagattttcctcattaaaaaaaggaaatgggcagggtgcctgggcagatcagtcagttgagcgtctgactcttgatttcagctcagggatgtgggattgagccctgtgtgggaaTTGCACTGAGAATGgaacctggttaagattctccttctctctctgcccctctaccgcGCTCCAGAGCACGtgagttcatgctctctctttctctctctctctctctctctctcaaatgaaaaaatgaaaaggaaaggggCTTGTATGAAGGATACATGCCTGAGTTGAAGTTGCTTGCGGATGCCCTTTTAACAATTTGATCAAGGTCAatgccaaatgaaagaaaggtTTTTACATCTGGAATATTTGTTAACAAACAACTGTCGAGACTATCAGATAGGCAATTAGTGCTTTGTATGTTTTACGTTTTCATTTTAAGAAGTGGTAACTTCTAAATATTAACTACTAAATACTTGTATTTGTTTCTCAGTAATTGGCTTTTAATTGACCTTGAACTTgttcatttcccttctttttatcttttccatcaTCAAATGTCTGAATCaggtagagatttttttttaagttgatttatttattttgagagagtgtgcatgtgagcaggggaggggcagagagagagggagagggagagagaaagagagagggagggagggagagagagagagagaaagagagagagagagagagagagaatcccaagcaggctccttactgtcagtgcagagccaggttcagagcttaaactcatgaaccgtgagatcatgacctgagctgaaatcaagagttgggcgctcaaccgactgagccacccaggcgcccctgaatcagGTAGAGATAATTTTTACTTGTCATTGACACATATGGTCTTGTGATATGTTGGTTCATAACGATAAATCTTTCAagatatgtgtgtgcgtgtgtgtgtgtatatatatatacatatatatatagtgtacatatacatacatatatatatatatatatatatatatatatatatttacagaaagCTCTGAAACTTTTCATACAAGTCTATT is a genomic window of Acinonyx jubatus isolate Ajub_Pintada_27869175 chromosome D1, VMU_Ajub_asm_v1.0, whole genome shotgun sequence containing:
- the KAT5 gene encoding histone acetyltransferase KAT5 isoform X1 translates to MAEVVSPVPGAGRREPGEVGRTRGPPVADPGAALSPQGEIIEGCRLPVLRRNQDNEDEWPLAEILSVKDISGRKLFYVHYIDFNKRLDEWVTHERLDLKKIQFPKKEAKTPTKNGLPGSRPGSPEREVPASAQASGKTLPIPVQITLRFNLPKEREAIPGGEPDQPLSSSSCLQPNHRSTKRKVEVVSPATPVPSETAPASVFPQNGSARRAVAAQPGRKRKSNCLGTDEDSQDSSDGIPSAPRMTGSLVSDRSHDDIVTRMKNIECIELGRHRLKPWYFSPYPQELTTLPVLYLCEFCLKYGRSLKCLQRHLTKCDLRHPPGNEIYRKGTISFFEIDGRKNKSYSQNLCLLAKCFLDHKTLYYDTDPFLFYVMTEYDCKGFHIVGYFSKEKESTEDYNVACILTLPPYQRRGYGKLLIEFSYELSKVEGKTGTPEKPLSDLGLLSYRSYWSQTILEILMGLKSESGERPQITINEISEITSIKKEDVISTLQYLNLINYYKGQYILTLSEDIVDGHERAMLKRLLRIDSKCLHFTPKDWSKRGKW
- the KAT5 gene encoding histone acetyltransferase KAT5 isoform X4 — its product is MAEVGEIIEGCRLPVLRRNQDNEDEWPLAEILSVKDISGRKLFYVHYIDFNKRLDEWVTHERLDLKKIQFPKKEAKTPTKNGLPGSRPGSPEREVKRKVEVVSPATPVPSETAPASVFPQNGSARRAVAAQPGRKRKSNCLGTDEDSQDSSDGIPSAPRMTGSLVSDRSHDDIVTRMKNIECIELGRHRLKPWYFSPYPQELTTLPVLYLCEFCLKYGRSLKCLQRHLTKCDLRHPPGNEIYRKGTISFFEIDGRKNKSYSQNLCLLAKCFLDHKTLYYDTDPFLFYVMTEYDCKGFHIVGYFSKEKESTEDYNVACILTLPPYQRRGYGKLLIEFSYELSKVEGKTGTPEKPLSDLGLLSYRSYWSQTILEILMGLKSESGERPQITINEISEITSIKKEDVISTLQYLNLINYYKGQYILTLSEDIVDGHERAMLKRLLRIDSKCLHFTPKDWSKRGKW
- the KAT5 gene encoding histone acetyltransferase KAT5 isoform X3 → MAEVVSPVPGAGRREPGEVGRTRGPPVADPGAALSPQGEIIEGCRLPVLRRNQDNEDEWPLAEILSVKDISGRKLFYVHYIDFNKRLDEWVTHERLDLKKIQFPKKEAKTPTKNGLPGSRPGSPEREVKRKVEVVSPATPVPSETAPASVFPQNGSARRAVAAQPGRKRKSNCLGTDEDSQDSSDGIPSAPRMTGSLVSDRSHDDIVTRMKNIECIELGRHRLKPWYFSPYPQELTTLPVLYLCEFCLKYGRSLKCLQRHLTKCDLRHPPGNEIYRKGTISFFEIDGRKNKSYSQNLCLLAKCFLDHKTLYYDTDPFLFYVMTEYDCKGFHIVGYFSKEKESTEDYNVACILTLPPYQRRGYGKLLIEFSYELSKVEGKTGTPEKPLSDLGLLSYRSYWSQTILEILMGLKSESGERPQITINEISEITSIKKEDVISTLQYLNLINYYKGQYILTLSEDIVDGHERAMLKRLLRIDSKCLHFTPKDWSKRGKW
- the KAT5 gene encoding histone acetyltransferase KAT5 isoform X2, with product MAEVGEIIEGCRLPVLRRNQDNEDEWPLAEILSVKDISGRKLFYVHYIDFNKRLDEWVTHERLDLKKIQFPKKEAKTPTKNGLPGSRPGSPEREVPASAQASGKTLPIPVQITLRFNLPKEREAIPGGEPDQPLSSSSCLQPNHRSTKRKVEVVSPATPVPSETAPASVFPQNGSARRAVAAQPGRKRKSNCLGTDEDSQDSSDGIPSAPRMTGSLVSDRSHDDIVTRMKNIECIELGRHRLKPWYFSPYPQELTTLPVLYLCEFCLKYGRSLKCLQRHLTKCDLRHPPGNEIYRKGTISFFEIDGRKNKSYSQNLCLLAKCFLDHKTLYYDTDPFLFYVMTEYDCKGFHIVGYFSKEKESTEDYNVACILTLPPYQRRGYGKLLIEFSYELSKVEGKTGTPEKPLSDLGLLSYRSYWSQTILEILMGLKSESGERPQITINEISEITSIKKEDVISTLQYLNLINYYKGQYILTLSEDIVDGHERAMLKRLLRIDSKCLHFTPKDWSKRGKW